Within Desulfobacteraceae bacterium, the genomic segment GCCTGCAGGGGCTCGGCCTTGAGGCTGGTGATGTCGGCCAGCACGCACTGGGGCGGCAGGTGGGGCCCCAGGCGGCGGGCGACGGCTCCGGTGACATCGATGGGAACGCAGAGCAACACCAGATCGGCTTCCCGGCAACGCTCGGCGGCCGTCGGCCAGTCGTTGCGATCCAGGCTGCGCACCCGGTAGCCGGCATCCCCGAACCAGCGCACGAAATAACGCCCCATGCTGCCGCCGCCGCCCACCACCAGGACCCGGGCACCGGGGCGCACCCCCCGCCGGGAGAGCCTGGCGGTCTGGGCCACGCGCGACTGCCGGATGATTCGCCGGTAGAGTTCCTCGACAAAATCGGGATCCAGCCCCTGGGCGCGGGCCTGGGCGCGCAGCCCGGAGATCAGGTTCTCCTCCCGGGCGGGATGATAGACCGGCAGGTGGGCGGCCTTCTTGAGGGCCACCACCTTTTCGACCACGGTTTGACGCTCCTTCAACAACCCGACGATCCGCCGGTCGATGGCGTCGATCTGGTCGCGCAAGGCGGCCAGGCCCGCCCCGGACGGCCCTTGGCTGGAAGGCTGCGGCCCACGAGCTGCGGACAGCTCCGGCGGGTTGTTTTTCATGAGCCTTTTCCCCCAAATGTGCCGGCGGACGCCCCGGCACCGCCGTTCAGTTTAGCCGAAAAAATATAATAAGTCCGCCGGCACCCAATTTAAACCGAGCGGGGATAAAAATCAGTCCCGTGCCGGTATGCACCGCGCAAGGGCTCATATCACCCCCAGCCGGTGGGATGCAAGCCTGAGACGCAGGACGCAAGGGCGGATCCAAGCGGGAAGTGACGGCCCCGGCATCAGTCCC encodes:
- the tyrA gene encoding bifunctional chorismate mutase/prephenate dehydrogenase; translated protein: MKNNPPELSAARGPQPSSQGPSGAGLAALRDQIDAIDRRIVGLLKERQTVVEKVVALKKAAHLPVYHPAREENLISGLRAQARAQGLDPDFVEELYRRIIRQSRVAQTARLSRRGVRPGARVLVVGGGGSMGRYFVRWFGDAGYRVRSLDRNDWPTAAERCREADLVLLCVPIDVTGAVARRLGPHLPPQCVLADITSLKAEPLQAMLAAHSGPVLGLHPLFGPTTSSMDKQIVVVTPGRMEDACQWVIDQFAAWGSVLVQATPTEHDQIMGFVQALRHFATFAFGQFLCRQNASLNRSLEFSSPIYRLELGMVGRLFAQDAELYAEIIFATPQRRAMLKDYILSLGSNLEMLEKGDKNKFCEEFRRVSEWFGPFGEQAIRESSYLIDKLIERF